One Natrinema marinum genomic window carries:
- a CDS encoding DUF7260 family protein codes for MSDATAVHRARRCVAAEREAVADRKAALEAFEERVRDVPATTPALAAGQQQGAATTMATVAGPSGSAPTPGERCVTVREAFAETIRPHSTADIAAEESLAETIAAELTEDIAVALAAETGWTPALKRAVLEEIADRKREATAFRETLDDERRSLEAASDEIDEIVAWLQATADESLLQCDFDALRAKHDRLERYRDRLETLTSERQARLTDSTNRYGTGGTSRRSVVVSFYSELPVRYPLLSTATRLYGICEDCQRTIRAHLARRV; via the coding sequence GTGAGCGACGCCACGGCCGTCCACCGGGCGCGGAGATGCGTCGCGGCGGAACGCGAGGCGGTCGCGGATCGGAAAGCGGCGCTCGAGGCGTTCGAAGAGCGCGTTCGGGACGTGCCAGCGACGACGCCCGCGCTCGCGGCAGGCCAGCAACAGGGGGCGGCGACGACGATGGCGACGGTGGCCGGGCCGTCGGGGTCGGCACCGACGCCGGGTGAGCGCTGCGTCACCGTCCGCGAGGCGTTCGCCGAGACGATCCGTCCCCACAGCACCGCCGACATCGCGGCCGAGGAGTCCCTCGCGGAAACGATCGCAGCGGAGTTGACCGAGGACATCGCCGTCGCGCTCGCGGCCGAAACCGGCTGGACGCCGGCGCTCAAGCGCGCCGTCCTCGAGGAGATCGCAGACAGAAAGCGGGAGGCAACGGCGTTTCGGGAGACACTGGACGACGAACGGCGGTCGCTCGAGGCGGCGAGCGACGAGATCGACGAGATCGTCGCGTGGCTGCAGGCGACGGCCGACGAGTCGCTCCTGCAGTGTGATTTCGACGCGTTGCGGGCGAAACACGACCGCCTCGAGCGCTACCGCGACCGGCTCGAGACGCTCACGAGCGAGCGGCAAGCGCGGCTTACCGACTCGACGAACCGGTACGGAACCGGGGGCACGAGCCGCCGGTCGGTGGTAGTATCGTTTTACTCCGAGCTCCCCGTTCGCTATCCGCTACTGTCGACCGCGACGCGGCTGTACGGGATCTGCGAGGACTGCCAGCGAACGATTCGGGCACACCTCGCGCGTCGCGTCTGA
- a CDS encoding single-stranded-DNA-specific exonuclease RecJ: MTGPVPELEDRASACAERLCAADRVLLASHIDADGLTSAAIAAQALERAEIPFETVFEKQLDEAAIADIAATEYDTVLFTDFGSGQLDIIGEHEDAGDFTPVIADHHQPADRETEYHLNPLLFGINGASELSGAGASYVLARALADVASSSRGAATDGGAVTDPARATGRADNRDLAALAVVGAVGDMQASGGELHGANAKIVAEGVEAGVLETGKDLALYGKQTRPLPKLLEYATDVHIPGISNDANGALRFLDGLDLELKRDGEWRRWSGLTNEEKQTVASALVRKAVSSGVPASKIDGLVSTAYVLSEEPVGTELRDASEFSTLLNATARYERADVGLGVCLGDREGALERARQLLREHRRNLSNGIELVTREGATQEEHIQWFHAGDEIRETIVGIVAGMAMGNQGISRSKPIIAFAEKSAERGSANRNGEAVEGNEEVKVSARGTHSLVRKGLDLSAVMGEASRAVDGDGGGHDVAAGATVPKGNEEAFLERADEIVGEQLS, encoded by the coding sequence ATGACAGGGCCGGTCCCCGAACTCGAGGATCGCGCGAGCGCCTGCGCCGAGCGGTTGTGTGCGGCCGACCGCGTGCTGCTCGCTTCTCACATCGACGCCGACGGACTCACCAGCGCCGCGATCGCCGCGCAGGCGCTCGAGCGGGCGGAGATTCCGTTCGAGACGGTCTTCGAGAAACAGCTCGACGAGGCCGCGATCGCGGACATCGCGGCGACGGAGTACGACACCGTCCTGTTTACCGACTTCGGGAGTGGCCAGCTCGATATAATCGGCGAGCACGAGGACGCGGGCGACTTCACCCCCGTTATCGCGGACCACCACCAGCCCGCCGACCGGGAGACGGAATACCACCTCAATCCGCTGCTGTTCGGGATCAACGGCGCGTCGGAGCTGTCGGGAGCGGGCGCGAGCTACGTGCTCGCGCGGGCGCTCGCGGACGTCGCCAGCAGTTCCCGAGGCGCTGCCACCGACGGTGGGGCCGTTACCGACCCCGCCAGGGCGACCGGCCGGGCCGACAACCGCGACCTCGCCGCGCTCGCGGTCGTCGGGGCCGTCGGTGACATGCAGGCCTCCGGCGGCGAACTCCACGGCGCGAACGCGAAGATCGTCGCCGAGGGCGTCGAGGCCGGCGTCCTCGAGACGGGGAAAGACCTCGCACTCTACGGCAAACAGACCCGGCCGCTGCCCAAGCTGCTCGAGTACGCCACCGACGTCCACATTCCCGGTATCTCGAACGATGCGAACGGCGCGTTGCGCTTTCTCGACGGGCTCGACCTCGAGTTGAAACGCGACGGCGAGTGGCGGCGCTGGTCGGGGTTGACGAACGAGGAAAAGCAGACCGTCGCCAGCGCGCTGGTCCGGAAGGCGGTCTCGAGCGGCGTTCCGGCGTCGAAGATCGATGGCCTCGTCAGCACGGCCTACGTTCTGAGCGAGGAGCCCGTCGGCACCGAACTCCGGGACGCCAGCGAGTTCTCGACGCTGCTCAACGCGACCGCGCGCTACGAGCGCGCCGACGTGGGCCTCGGGGTTTGTCTTGGGGACCGGGAGGGAGCGCTCGAGCGCGCGCGTCAACTCCTGCGCGAGCACCGGCGGAACCTCTCGAACGGAATCGAGCTCGTCACCCGCGAGGGGGCGACCCAGGAAGAGCACATCCAGTGGTTCCACGCGGGCGACGAGATCCGGGAGACCATCGTCGGCATCGTCGCCGGGATGGCGATGGGGAATCAGGGAATCAGCCGCTCGAAGCCGATCATCGCGTTCGCCGAAAAGAGCGCGGAGCGTGGCTCCGCGAACCGGAACGGCGAAGCCGTGGAGGGCAACGAGGAGGTGAAAGTCTCCGCCAGAGGGACCCACTCGCTCGTTCGCAAGGGACTCGACCTCTCGGCCGTGATGGGAGAGGCTTCCCGCGCCGTCGACGGCGACGGCGGCGGTCACGACGTCGCAGCCGGCGCGACGGTCCCGAAAGGAAACGAGGAGGCATTTCTCGAACGGGCCGACGAAATCGTCGGCGAACAGCTCTCCTAG
- a CDS encoding CehA/McbA family metallohydrolase, with product MTTQIPFAIDFHVHSDESYDGHEPIELILEHAADIGLDGVVITDHDEIDESRRAADLAPEYGLIGIPGVEVSTKHGHLLAIGVERRPDPGRPFMETVETVRELGGVAIVPHPFQRSRHGVRKRRIDDADAIETYNSMLFTGYRNRRARTFAKRRDYPQIGASDAHYLPNVGKAYTEVLVTPDTATPTKADIDGDDLVDAILEGRTQIHGKRTPIRKSAVQYGKGAVRKTAYMFTSRAPLVPTVPASMDRST from the coding sequence ATGACCACGCAGATTCCGTTCGCGATCGACTTCCACGTCCACTCCGACGAGTCCTACGACGGGCACGAACCGATCGAACTCATCCTCGAGCACGCCGCCGACATCGGGCTCGACGGGGTGGTGATCACGGACCACGACGAGATCGACGAGTCCCGCCGGGCCGCCGACCTCGCCCCTGAGTACGGCCTGATCGGCATCCCCGGCGTCGAGGTCTCGACCAAACATGGCCACCTGTTGGCGATCGGCGTCGAACGACGCCCCGATCCGGGCCGGCCGTTCATGGAGACCGTCGAGACCGTCCGCGAGCTGGGCGGCGTGGCGATCGTCCCCCACCCGTTCCAGCGCAGTCGTCACGGCGTCCGCAAACGCCGGATCGACGACGCCGACGCGATCGAGACCTACAACTCGATGCTGTTTACCGGCTACCGGAATCGCCGCGCTCGGACCTTCGCGAAGCGACGCGACTACCCCCAGATCGGGGCCAGCGACGCTCACTACCTGCCGAACGTCGGCAAAGCCTACACCGAGGTGCTGGTCACGCCCGATACGGCCACCCCGACCAAGGCCGACATCGACGGCGACGACCTCGTCGACGCCATCCTCGAGGGTCGGACCCAGATCCACGGCAAGCGAACGCCGATCCGCAAGAGCGCCGTCCAGTACGGGAAGGGGGCGGTGCGCAAGACGGCGTACATGTTCACCTCGCGCGCGCCGCTGGTGCCGACGGTGCCGGCCTCCATGGACAGATCGACCTGA
- a CDS encoding YndJ family transporter: MTDPESPTARTRRSASAPFPTVAGRRVTDLSTLFGSGVWLALAIGTVGGPVPLSAVELYVALATLIVVPLGLGLLESTSATAGSLPDRTATPYRVAAAGQFPAALAVVAGLAAPQGTLLAVALVAPWLAVTGAIALAGVRRLLARGPGPLPELAIDAALLYVPVAAVFLCLHAAGISLRFAPIIVLLTGVHFHYAGFALPLVVGLTGRLVATGEGGFPPTAAGRAAAAVTAVIAVGILLIAVGITFSPLLEVIAAVTFSAAVVGFAVLLFRTVVPAVPRLPGALFALAAISLCWTMALALAFAYSALPDTASLVSIPEMIRWHGSVNAFGFALPALLALRSLEK, from the coding sequence GTGACCGACCCCGAGTCGCCGACCGCTCGGACGCGTCGCTCCGCTTCGGCTCCGTTCCCGACCGTCGCCGGCCGGCGCGTAACCGATCTGAGTACGCTATTCGGCAGTGGGGTCTGGCTGGCGCTGGCCATCGGAACCGTCGGCGGGCCGGTCCCGCTCTCGGCTGTCGAACTATACGTCGCCCTCGCGACGCTGATCGTCGTGCCGCTGGGCCTCGGATTGCTCGAGTCGACGAGCGCCACCGCGGGTTCGCTCCCCGATCGAACGGCGACCCCCTATCGAGTCGCCGCCGCCGGCCAGTTCCCGGCCGCGCTGGCCGTCGTCGCCGGACTCGCCGCACCGCAGGGCACGCTACTTGCAGTGGCGCTCGTCGCCCCGTGGCTCGCCGTCACCGGGGCGATCGCACTGGCCGGAGTCCGACGATTACTAGCTCGAGGCCCCGGTCCACTGCCGGAACTCGCGATCGACGCCGCGCTTCTCTACGTGCCGGTGGCCGCCGTCTTCCTCTGTCTGCACGCGGCCGGGATCAGTCTGCGATTCGCACCGATCATCGTCCTCCTGACGGGGGTCCACTTCCACTACGCCGGGTTCGCCCTGCCGCTGGTCGTCGGCCTCACCGGCCGTCTCGTGGCGACCGGCGAAGGCGGGTTTCCGCCCACCGCCGCGGGACGGGCGGCAGCCGCAGTGACGGCCGTCATCGCGGTCGGTATCCTCCTGATCGCGGTCGGTATCACCTTCTCGCCGCTACTCGAGGTGATCGCGGCCGTCACGTTCTCGGCCGCCGTGGTCGGGTTCGCGGTGCTCCTCTTCCGCACGGTCGTCCCGGCAGTCCCGCGGCTTCCGGGGGCGCTGTTCGCGCTCGCCGCGATCTCGCTGTGCTGGACGATGGCGCTGGCGCTCGCGTTCGCGTACTCGGCGCTTCCCGACACTGCGTCGCTGGTATCGATTCCGGAGATGATCCGCTGGCACGGGAGCGTCAACGCCTTCGGGTTCGCGCTGCCGGCGCTACTCGCGCTTCGGTCGCTCGAGAAATAG
- a CDS encoding DUF7130 family rubredoxin-like protein encodes MVNTGETPAKEGDEEAVEEVQKLSFGQTVYDEDGNELGRIRGFEQSGFFVTTREGAEALSVDHARAGHEFGEAELMWRCMECGEMGDIDDGLPDECPNCGTEKENLMYWTED; translated from the coding sequence ATGGTCAACACTGGCGAGACACCGGCGAAAGAGGGCGACGAAGAGGCCGTCGAGGAGGTCCAGAAGCTCAGCTTCGGACAGACCGTCTACGACGAGGACGGCAACGAACTCGGTCGCATCCGGGGCTTCGAACAGAGCGGGTTCTTCGTCACCACCCGCGAGGGCGCCGAGGCGCTGAGCGTCGATCACGCACGGGCGGGTCACGAGTTCGGGGAGGCCGAACTGATGTGGCGCTGTATGGAGTGTGGCGAGATGGGTGATATCGACGACGGACTCCCCGACGAGTGTCCGAACTGTGGCACCGAGAAGGAGAACCTCATGTACTGGACCGAGGACTGA
- a CDS encoding ketopantoate reductase family protein: MHIVVFGAGSLGSLVGGLLARDHDVTLVAREDHARAVRESGLRLEGVVDGPTTVSPAAVTDGTGLEADLAVVTVKSFDTAAAATALATGSFDAVLSLQNGMGNEATLASRLETPILAGTATYGAILREPGVVECTGRGEVVLGARDGGSSSLADRVGAAFAAGLETTVVEDMPRRLWEKLAVNAGINPVTALSDTDNGAILADPASDLARAATRETARVARARDVSLSDREALAALEGIAEATAANTSSMRQDVLAGRRTEIDAINGYVVDRAAEAGFEVPTNRVLTTLLRTWERGRGLR, translated from the coding sequence ATGCACATCGTCGTCTTCGGTGCGGGCAGCCTCGGGAGCCTCGTCGGCGGCCTGCTCGCGCGCGACCACGACGTGACCCTCGTCGCGCGCGAGGACCACGCCCGTGCCGTCCGTGAGTCGGGACTGCGTCTCGAGGGCGTCGTTGACGGCCCGACGACCGTCTCTCCGGCCGCGGTGACCGACGGCACGGGACTCGAGGCCGACCTCGCCGTCGTGACGGTCAAGTCGTTCGACACGGCCGCGGCCGCGACCGCGCTCGCGACGGGCTCGTTCGACGCCGTTCTCTCGCTACAGAACGGGATGGGAAACGAAGCGACGCTCGCATCGCGCCTCGAGACGCCGATCCTGGCCGGAACGGCGACCTACGGTGCGATCCTGCGGGAGCCGGGAGTCGTCGAGTGTACGGGCCGCGGCGAGGTCGTCCTCGGCGCTCGAGACGGCGGTTCCTCGTCGCTTGCGGATCGGGTCGGCGCGGCCTTCGCCGCCGGGCTCGAGACGACCGTCGTCGAGGACATGCCCCGTCGGCTGTGGGAGAAGCTCGCGGTCAACGCCGGCATCAACCCCGTGACGGCGCTTTCCGACACTGACAACGGGGCGATCCTCGCCGACCCGGCGAGCGACCTCGCGCGGGCGGCGACCCGCGAAACCGCTCGCGTCGCCCGCGCCCGTGACGTGTCGCTTTCGGATCGCGAGGCGCTAGCCGCGCTCGAGGGCATCGCCGAGGCGACCGCGGCGAACACGTCCTCGATGCGCCAGGACGTACTGGCCGGCCGGCGCACCGAAATCGACGCGATCAACGGCTACGTCGTCGACCGCGCGGCCGAGGCCGGGTTCGAGGTTCCGACGAATCGAGTGCTGACGACGCTGCTCAGGACCTGGGAGCGCGGTCGGGGCTTGCGGTAA
- a CDS encoding DUF4166 domain-containing protein — MTGLFERAVGEGWETLHPRVRERYGLEAGEDREAIGVGRMDELDRNSLATPIRWLGTLDDFLFPEGGTDVPFSIVTAAFVDDAGNEALALHRTFETDPPREFVDTLRWNPARGCITDLFGRRGHVAADLHLRADDGALALSIGTQWLRAGGRYVALHGPLSVDGRLRDWYDDERDRFRVAAELTNPLVGTVFGYTGGFESDFRAIDRDVAARTRSGLDGVDLPGENA, encoded by the coding sequence GTGACCGGGCTCTTCGAGCGCGCGGTCGGCGAGGGCTGGGAAACCCTCCATCCCCGCGTGCGAGAGCGCTACGGCCTCGAGGCCGGCGAGGACCGCGAGGCGATCGGCGTCGGCCGGATGGACGAACTGGACCGAAATTCGCTCGCGACGCCGATCCGCTGGCTCGGGACCCTCGACGACTTCCTCTTTCCGGAGGGCGGCACCGACGTGCCGTTCTCCATCGTCACGGCGGCGTTCGTCGACGACGCCGGGAACGAGGCGCTCGCCCTTCACCGAACATTCGAGACCGACCCGCCGCGGGAGTTCGTGGACACGCTGCGGTGGAACCCCGCTCGAGGCTGCATCACCGACCTCTTCGGCCGCCGGGGCCACGTTGCTGCAGACCTCCACCTTCGCGCCGACGACGGGGCGCTGGCGCTCTCGATCGGGACGCAGTGGCTCCGCGCGGGTGGACGCTACGTCGCTCTCCACGGCCCGCTGTCGGTCGACGGCCGGCTCCGCGACTGGTACGACGACGAACGCGACCGGTTTCGCGTGGCGGCGGAGCTCACCAACCCGCTCGTCGGGACCGTGTTCGGCTATACGGGCGGGTTCGAGAGTGACTTCCGGGCCATCGACCGCGACGTGGCGGCTCGGACTCGATCCGGTCTCGACGGCGTCGACCTGCCGGGTGAGAACGCGTGA
- a CDS encoding complex I NDUFA9 subunit family protein yields the protein MNVLVAGGTGFVGRSLCRVLVDRGHDVTAASRTPDATGLPDSVETAALDVTEPDLGTAVAGHDAVVNLVALPSHVQPRGRCHEAVHYDGTRHLVTASEAAGVERFVQLSGLGVDDGVKTAYFRAKRRAERVVRDASLEHVIYRPSVVFGDGCAFVPFVERLVPPLVTPLPGGGRMRLQPIWVEDLTPLIADGLADDRHAGRCYEIGGPERLTLAETVTTIRGGGVVVPIPMALAGLAARAVEPLPWPPFGRDQYRAMGLDNTTTDDALAAFGVDPDSLRTLSAYVDETRGEG from the coding sequence ATGAACGTCCTGGTCGCGGGCGGTACGGGATTCGTCGGCCGGTCCCTCTGTCGCGTCTTGGTCGACCGCGGACACGACGTGACGGCGGCTTCGCGGACGCCCGACGCGACTGGACTGCCCGACAGCGTCGAGACAGCGGCGCTCGACGTGACCGAGCCGGATCTCGGGACCGCCGTGGCCGGTCACGACGCAGTCGTCAATCTCGTGGCGCTCCCCTCCCACGTCCAGCCCCGCGGCCGGTGCCACGAGGCGGTCCACTACGACGGCACGCGCCACCTCGTCACTGCGAGCGAAGCCGCTGGCGTCGAGCGGTTCGTCCAACTGAGCGGGCTGGGCGTCGACGACGGCGTGAAGACGGCCTACTTCCGTGCCAAGCGGCGGGCCGAACGCGTCGTCCGTGACGCGAGCCTCGAGCACGTGATCTACCGCCCGTCTGTCGTCTTCGGCGACGGCTGTGCGTTCGTGCCGTTCGTCGAGCGGCTGGTCCCGCCGCTCGTGACGCCACTGCCCGGCGGCGGCCGGATGCGACTCCAGCCGATTTGGGTGGAGGATCTCACTCCGCTGATCGCCGACGGACTCGCGGACGACCGCCACGCGGGCCGGTGTTACGAGATCGGTGGCCCGGAGCGGCTCACCCTCGCGGAGACGGTGACGACGATCCGCGGCGGCGGCGTCGTCGTGCCGATCCCGATGGCCCTCGCCGGACTCGCGGCGCGAGCCGTCGAGCCGCTCCCCTGGCCCCCGTTCGGTCGCGATCAGTACCGCGCGATGGGGTTGGACAATACGACGACCGACGACGCCCTCGCGGCCTTCGGCGTCGATCCGGACTCGCTTCGGACGCTGTCGGCGTACGTCGACGAGACTCGAGGTGAGGGGTAG
- a CDS encoding DUF7551 domain-containing protein: MVGTTLREIRDHIERLASDDGAFSVVGARSGERPVPVAGHRFATRTAAVEAARATEQYRAALRRYDPQVPFYDPIVCEERSTGGGGGDTVDAESSGSDRSNMTRDPSERVNHEERARTENPLIEFCHDVSGAVFEALSTRDHGAAERAIMDAYLAAAEAPTDRNTLCLVMLETMATELERQLDAAERARVLTAAAAALPPVDPASDPVEASLEHLNSLSLVREYGVSRESDEESGEAWAVSLRGYAIECGERRFPTLPIGIDILRRTAAPTEAFGVSDVTALGDGDWRFVLTSGGDRDGGLVCTRGEHA; this comes from the coding sequence ATGGTCGGAACGACACTCCGAGAGATTCGCGATCACATCGAGCGTCTGGCCAGCGACGACGGCGCGTTCTCCGTCGTCGGGGCGCGCTCGGGCGAACGACCCGTCCCGGTCGCCGGCCACCGGTTCGCGACCCGGACGGCCGCAGTCGAAGCCGCTCGAGCGACAGAACAGTACCGCGCCGCGCTCAGACGCTACGATCCGCAAGTGCCGTTTTACGATCCGATCGTCTGCGAGGAGCGATCGACGGGCGGCGGCGGCGGTGACACAGTCGACGCCGAATCGTCCGGTTCGGATCGATCGAATATGACCCGCGACCCGTCCGAACGGGTCAACCACGAGGAGCGAGCGAGAACCGAGAACCCGCTGATCGAGTTCTGCCACGATGTCTCGGGGGCCGTCTTCGAAGCGCTCTCGACCCGCGATCACGGGGCCGCCGAGCGGGCGATCATGGACGCGTATCTGGCCGCGGCCGAAGCGCCGACCGACCGGAACACGCTCTGTCTGGTCATGCTCGAGACGATGGCGACGGAACTCGAGCGACAGCTCGACGCGGCCGAGCGGGCGCGGGTGCTGACGGCGGCAGCGGCGGCCCTGCCGCCGGTCGACCCCGCGTCGGATCCGGTCGAAGCGAGCCTCGAACACCTGAATTCGCTCTCGCTGGTGCGCGAGTACGGCGTGAGCCGTGAGTCCGACGAGGAGTCCGGCGAGGCGTGGGCGGTCTCCTTGCGAGGCTACGCCATCGAGTGCGGCGAGCGGCGGTTCCCGACGCTGCCGATCGGAATCGACATCCTGCGGCGGACGGCGGCGCCGACGGAGGCGTTCGGCGTCTCCGACGTGACCGCCCTCGGCGACGGCGACTGGCGGTTCGTTCTGACCAGCGGCGGGGACAGAGACGGCGGCCTCGTCTGCACGCGAGGTGAGCACGCGTGA
- a CDS encoding DUF5783 family protein, which produces MADFDPEQFEDKYANYFPELQQAYKNAFNRMNDRYDSQLVHAIDQQVLNESEPFYEGDGEFRIELPDDPYGRISGVVVDEAKFEDVLETHVEEIETELQRIFGFA; this is translated from the coding sequence ATGGCTGACTTCGACCCCGAGCAGTTCGAGGACAAGTACGCCAACTACTTCCCCGAGCTCCAGCAGGCGTACAAGAACGCGTTCAACCGGATGAACGACCGCTACGACTCCCAGCTCGTCCACGCGATCGACCAGCAGGTGTTGAACGAAAGCGAGCCCTTCTACGAGGGTGACGGCGAGTTCCGCATCGAGCTTCCCGACGATCCCTACGGACGGATTTCCGGGGTCGTGGTCGACGAGGCGAAGTTCGAGGACGTACTCGAGACCCACGTCGAGGAGATCGAGACCGAACTGCAGCGCATCTTCGGCTTCGCCTGA
- a CDS encoding DUF7130 family rubredoxin-like protein: protein MAEEQPRLAFGTTVYTEDGTEIGRIRGVDENGLYVTLQDGLEGLSVEHVRSGHEFGEAELMWRCWECGEMGRLDDDMPDACPNCGADREDLYYWTED, encoded by the coding sequence ATGGCCGAGGAACAACCGCGACTGGCGTTCGGAACGACGGTCTACACCGAAGACGGCACGGAAATCGGACGAATCCGCGGCGTCGACGAGAACGGACTCTACGTCACCCTTCAGGACGGACTCGAGGGGCTGAGCGTCGAGCACGTCCGCTCTGGCCACGAGTTCGGGGAGGCCGAACTGATGTGGCGCTGCTGGGAGTGTGGCGAAATGGGACGACTCGACGACGATATGCCCGACGCGTGCCCGAACTGCGGTGCCGACCGCGAAGACCTGTACTACTGGACCGAAGACTGA
- a CDS encoding NifU family protein, whose translation MSTETQNDGDDLEERVTNFLRRNFPQIQMHGGSAAIQDLDRETGEVTIALGGACSGCGISPMTIQAIKSRMVKEIPEIEQVNAHTGMDGGDDMGGGMSPSFPGETVDDDGEADEGPEAPF comes from the coding sequence ATGAGTACTGAGACCCAGAACGACGGGGACGACCTCGAGGAGCGCGTCACGAACTTCCTGCGTCGCAACTTCCCGCAGATCCAGATGCACGGCGGCAGCGCCGCGATTCAGGACCTCGACCGCGAGACCGGCGAGGTCACCATCGCGCTCGGCGGCGCCTGCAGCGGCTGTGGCATCTCGCCGATGACGATCCAGGCGATCAAGAGCCGGATGGTCAAGGAGATTCCCGAGATCGAGCAGGTCAACGCCCACACCGGCATGGACGGCGGCGACGACATGGGCGGCGGCATGAGTCCCTCCTTCCCCGGCGAGACCGTCGACGACGACGGCGAAGCCGACGAAGGGCCGGAAGCACCGTTCTAA
- the cobA gene encoding uroporphyrinogen-III C-methyltransferase: protein MSGPEIEAEPGTVYLVGSGPGDPDLLTVKAARLLEAADVVLHDKLPGPKIIDRLPEARREDVGKRAGGERTPQSEINERLVELAREGKSVVRLKGGDSFVFGRGGEEAEYLAAHDVPFEVVPAVTSAIAAPAVAGIPVTHRDHASSVSFVTGHEDPTKPESTVDWEALAATGGTIVVLMGVGRLPDYTDALLDADMAPETPVALVERGTWPGQRVATGTLETIVDVRDAEDISPPAVTVIGDVAGTRESVVDFLQNEYGAAADAEPGAEE from the coding sequence ATGTCAGGACCCGAGATCGAGGCCGAACCCGGCACCGTCTACCTCGTCGGCAGCGGCCCCGGCGACCCCGACCTGTTGACCGTCAAGGCGGCGCGACTGCTCGAGGCCGCCGACGTCGTCCTCCACGACAAGCTCCCCGGCCCAAAGATCATCGACCGGCTGCCGGAAGCTCGGCGCGAAGACGTCGGCAAGCGCGCCGGCGGCGAGCGCACGCCCCAGTCCGAGATCAACGAGCGGCTGGTCGAACTCGCCCGCGAAGGAAAGTCGGTCGTCCGACTCAAGGGCGGCGACTCCTTCGTCTTCGGCCGCGGCGGCGAGGAAGCGGAGTATCTGGCGGCCCACGACGTTCCGTTCGAGGTCGTCCCCGCGGTCACCTCCGCCATCGCCGCGCCCGCGGTCGCCGGCATCCCCGTCACCCACCGCGATCACGCCTCGTCGGTAAGTTTCGTCACGGGCCACGAAGACCCCACCAAACCGGAGTCGACGGTCGACTGGGAAGCCCTGGCGGCGACCGGCGGCACGATCGTCGTCCTGATGGGCGTCGGCCGCCTGCCGGATTACACCGACGCGCTTCTCGACGCCGACATGGCACCGGAAACCCCGGTCGCGCTCGTCGAACGCGGGACCTGGCCCGGCCAGCGGGTCGCGACGGGCACCCTCGAGACGATCGTCGACGTCCGTGACGCGGAGGATATCTCGCCGCCCGCGGTGACGGTGATCGGCGACGTGGCGGGCACGCGCGAGTCGGTCGTCGACTTTCTACAGAACGAGTACGGCGCGGCCGCAGACGCCGAGCCGGGGGCCGAGGAGTAA
- a CDS encoding uroporphyrinogen-III synthase gives MSGTPTVAVFRPDDDRLERAVELLAELGAEPAPDPMLAVEPTDATPRTDADYVLFTSKTGAELVSEAGWEPGDETVCAIGPATADALRAEGYAVDLVPEEFTSSGLVAALESRVDGARVEVARSDHGSAVLLEGLEDAGAYVHETILYRLVRPEGSGESAELAADGDLDAVCFTSSLTVEHFLAAAAERGVQEAALEGLEAATVGVIGEPTAETAAGRGLEVDVVPDEATFEALARETVAAIDDE, from the coding sequence ATGAGCGGAACGCCCACAGTCGCCGTCTTCCGGCCCGACGACGACCGCCTCGAGCGCGCCGTCGAACTGCTCGCGGAGCTGGGCGCCGAACCGGCCCCCGACCCGATGCTCGCCGTCGAACCGACCGACGCGACCCCCCGGACCGACGCCGACTACGTCCTCTTTACGAGCAAGACCGGTGCCGAACTCGTCTCCGAGGCGGGCTGGGAACCCGGCGACGAGACGGTCTGTGCAATCGGCCCCGCGACGGCCGACGCGCTCCGCGCGGAGGGGTACGCGGTCGACCTCGTCCCCGAGGAGTTCACCTCGAGCGGGCTCGTTGCCGCACTCGAGAGCCGAGTCGACGGCGCGCGCGTCGAGGTCGCCCGCAGCGACCACGGGAGCGCGGTGTTACTCGAGGGACTCGAGGATGCGGGCGCGTACGTCCACGAGACGATCCTCTACCGGCTGGTTCGACCCGAAGGGAGCGGCGAGTCGGCCGAGTTGGCCGCCGACGGCGACCTCGACGCGGTCTGTTTCACCTCGTCGCTGACCGTCGAGCACTTCCTCGCGGCCGCCGCCGAGCGCGGAGTTCAGGAGGCGGCGCTCGAGGGACTCGAAGCGGCGACCGTCGGCGTCATCGGCGAGCCGACGGCCGAGACCGCCGCCGGGCGCGGCCTCGAGGTCGACGTGGTACCCGACGAGGCGACCTTCGAGGCGCTCGCTCGAGAGACGGTCGCGGCGATCGACGACGAGTGA